A single region of the Polycladomyces zharkentensis genome encodes:
- the ectA gene encoding diaminobutyrate acetyltransferase, giving the protein MNLETGLMNKVALRQPQVADGIGIWSLVRDTGVLDVNSPYSYLMLCKFFSDTCVVAEQEGQIVGFLSAFRPPADQQTLFVWQVAVAESQRGNGLGKALLKALIRRDACKNVRYLEATVSPSNLASQALFRGLARDFATCCEVSECFPAHLFPGGTHESEMTFRIGPFRYQT; this is encoded by the coding sequence ATGAATCTGGAAACCGGGTTGATGAACAAAGTGGCGCTTCGCCAACCACAGGTAGCGGATGGAATCGGGATCTGGAGCCTGGTTCGGGACACCGGAGTGTTGGACGTCAATTCCCCTTACAGTTACCTGATGCTGTGCAAGTTCTTTTCGGATACTTGTGTGGTTGCCGAACAGGAGGGACAAATCGTCGGTTTTTTGTCCGCTTTTCGACCACCGGCAGACCAGCAAACCCTGTTTGTGTGGCAGGTGGCCGTGGCCGAGTCTCAACGGGGCAACGGGTTGGGAAAGGCGCTTCTGAAAGCGTTGATCCGTCGGGACGCTTGCAAAAATGTCCGTTATCTTGAAGCAACCGTTTCTCCGTCGAATCTTGCATCCCAGGCTTTATTCCGGGGATTGGCACGGGATTTTGCAACGTGCTGTGAAGTTTCGGAGTGTTTTCCCGCCCATCTGTTCCCGGGGGGAACTCATGAATCGGAAATGACGTTTCGGATCGGACCGTTTCGGTATCAAACTTAA
- the ehuC gene encoding ectoine/hydroxyectoine ABC transporter permease subunit EhuC: protein MIPIGVCEKILPSLLQGLGITVQLTIYSAILAFFVSFLAGFGRLSRFYPLRAVCTVFVEVFRGTSLLVQLFWLYFVLPQLGIWLSADLAGLLALGLNAGAYGSEIVRSSILAVPKGQIEAAVALNMTPGQRMRSVILPQAFRIMLPSFGNLFIELLKGTSLVSLITISDMTFQATTLRTNMNQHTPEIFGLLLILYFLVAYPLTLGVRWLERRLSTGRS from the coding sequence GTGATTCCGATCGGGGTCTGCGAAAAAATATTGCCTTCTTTGCTGCAAGGGCTTGGAATCACGGTTCAGCTGACGATCTATTCGGCGATATTGGCCTTTTTCGTCTCCTTTTTGGCAGGGTTTGGACGTCTGTCGCGGTTTTATCCGCTCCGAGCGGTGTGCACTGTTTTTGTTGAAGTTTTTCGCGGAACCTCTTTGCTCGTTCAATTGTTTTGGCTTTATTTTGTCCTGCCGCAGCTCGGCATCTGGTTGTCGGCGGATTTGGCGGGTTTGCTCGCTCTCGGTCTTAACGCCGGGGCGTATGGATCAGAAATCGTCCGCAGCTCGATATTGGCCGTCCCCAAGGGGCAGATCGAAGCGGCTGTTGCGCTGAACATGACACCGGGGCAGAGGATGCGGAGTGTGATCCTGCCGCAGGCTTTCCGCATCATGTTGCCATCTTTCGGTAATCTTTTCATCGAATTGTTGAAAGGAACCTCTTTGGTTTCCTTGATTACGATTTCTGATATGACATTTCAGGCGACAACCTTGCGGACCAATATGAATCAGCATACCCCTGAAATATTCGGTCTGTTGCTCATCTTGTATTTTCTCGTCGCCTATCCGCTGACGTTGGGCGTGCGTTGGTTGGAGCGCAGACTTTCAACGGGGAGGTCTTAA
- a CDS encoding SMI1/KNR4 family protein: MTKSGFTVGPTDEHVINEIKRSLHLSEKLLSWYRKCAPRIEELDFGGNPIHLYEPEELVDLQINFSHDLYCMKKNPDWKEDWIVIADKGLDPFIFDQKTEKIYHALHGQGHIRLREIAPCLEDFIETLSILTEICYLKYHGQFLNDGWEFDKKILQEIEGKLSTFLPKECVKNWVMILE, translated from the coding sequence ATGACCAAGAGTGGTTTTACAGTCGGTCCAACAGATGAACATGTAATCAATGAGATAAAAAGATCACTGCATCTTAGTGAGAAACTCTTAAGTTGGTATAGAAAATGTGCACCGAGAATAGAGGAGTTGGATTTTGGAGGTAATCCCATTCATTTGTATGAACCGGAAGAGCTGGTTGATTTACAAATAAATTTTAGCCACGATTTGTATTGTATGAAGAAGAATCCTGACTGGAAAGAGGATTGGATTGTAATCGCTGATAAAGGTTTGGACCCTTTCATTTTTGATCAGAAAACAGAGAAGATTTATCATGCATTGCATGGGCAGGGACATATCCGTTTAAGAGAAATTGCACCTTGTTTGGAGGATTTTATTGAGACTTTGAGTATACTTACCGAGATTTGTTATCTCAAGTATCATGGTCAGTTTCTGAATGATGGCTGGGAATTCGACAAAAAGATCTTGCAGGAAATTGAGGGAAAGTTGAGTACTTTCCTGCCCAAGGAATGTGTGAAAAATTGGGTAATGATTTTGGAGTGA
- the ehuD gene encoding ectoine/hydroxyectoine ABC transporter permease subunit EhuD has translation MGWSWTFTLQILPQLLDAVKITIGATIVSYLIALVGGLLIAFARRSEVKLLSWVTGGFIEFVRSTPPLVQLFFIFYVAPHFGLRLSPFTAGVLGLGIHYSTYLSEVYRAGIDAVPRGQWEAAVALNFSKTQTWMRIILPQAVRPIVPVLGNYLIVMFKETPLLSAITLIELLGQAQIIGSNSFRYLEPITLVGVFFLILSYLSSLLVRRLESWLQLNQKGLIN, from the coding sequence GTGGGATGGTCTTGGACGTTTACTTTGCAAATTTTACCGCAACTGCTCGATGCCGTGAAGATTACGATTGGTGCGACGATCGTCTCCTATTTGATTGCACTTGTCGGCGGTCTGTTGATCGCCTTTGCACGACGGTCTGAGGTCAAGCTTTTGTCATGGGTGACCGGCGGTTTTATCGAATTTGTGCGCAGCACACCGCCATTGGTTCAGTTGTTCTTCATTTTTTATGTGGCACCTCATTTTGGATTGAGGTTGTCTCCTTTCACGGCTGGTGTACTGGGATTGGGCATTCACTATAGCACCTATCTGTCGGAGGTATACAGGGCAGGTATTGACGCGGTCCCGCGCGGGCAATGGGAAGCTGCCGTCGCCCTCAACTTTTCAAAAACGCAAACGTGGATGCGGATTATTCTCCCGCAGGCCGTCCGGCCGATTGTTCCCGTATTGGGCAACTATTTGATCGTGATGTTTAAAGAAACGCCGCTTTTATCGGCAATCACGCTGATCGAGTTGCTGGGTCAAGCGCAAATTATCGGCTCCAATTCATTCCGCTATTTGGAACCCATTACGCTTGTCGGGGTGTTTTTCCTCATATTGAGTTACCTTTCCTCACTCCTGGTACGCCGCTTGGAATCTTGGCTCCAACTCAATCAAAAAGGATTGATAAACTGA
- the ectB gene encoding diaminobutyrate--2-oxoglutarate transaminase, whose product MKVAEELHSPLKVFEALESEVRSYCRSFPTVFAKASGYQLWDRDGREYVDFFAGAGALNYGHNNQRIKAKLIDYLMEDGITHSLDMATEAKEKLLERFHEVILKPRNLHYKVMFPGPTGTNSVESALKLARKVTGRDTIMSFTNAFHGMTIGSLSITGNESKRKGAGIPLTNSISMPFDGYFGSEADTVSYIERFLEDNGSGISLPAAIILETVQGEGGINVASFEWLRNMEELCRRWNILLIVDDVQVGCGRTGPFFSFEPAGIYPDIVCLSKSIGGYGIPLAMTLIKPEYDLWEPGEHNGTFRGHNLGFVAATEALSYWEDDQFSREILEKGEKVRLFLEMLAQQYPEMAGEVRGRGLIQGIEIGVDGLAEKICAAAFERGLIMETSGPNSEVVKIMPPLTIDEQGLEKGLTVLEESFERCKQMM is encoded by the coding sequence GTGAAAGTTGCGGAGGAATTACATTCACCGTTGAAGGTTTTTGAAGCTTTGGAATCGGAGGTCCGCAGTTACTGCCGGAGTTTTCCGACTGTCTTTGCAAAAGCGAGCGGCTATCAGCTGTGGGATCGGGACGGCCGGGAATATGTCGACTTTTTTGCCGGTGCCGGCGCGTTAAACTACGGCCACAACAATCAACGAATCAAGGCCAAGCTGATCGACTATTTGATGGAAGATGGCATTACGCACAGCCTTGATATGGCGACAGAAGCAAAAGAAAAGCTGCTGGAACGGTTCCATGAGGTCATTTTAAAGCCGCGAAATCTTCACTATAAAGTGATGTTTCCGGGACCGACAGGCACCAATTCGGTGGAAAGTGCGCTGAAGCTGGCCCGCAAAGTAACCGGGCGGGACACAATCATGAGTTTCACCAACGCGTTTCACGGCATGACAATCGGTTCGCTGTCGATTACCGGGAACGAATCCAAGCGAAAAGGCGCGGGCATTCCATTGACGAATTCGATCTCCATGCCGTTTGACGGCTATTTTGGCAGTGAGGCCGACACGGTCAGCTATATTGAGCGTTTTCTCGAAGATAATGGCAGCGGCATTTCTCTCCCTGCAGCCATTATCCTTGAGACCGTTCAGGGTGAAGGCGGCATCAATGTGGCCAGTTTTGAGTGGCTCCGCAACATGGAAGAACTGTGCCGGCGCTGGAACATTCTGTTGATTGTCGATGATGTGCAGGTGGGATGTGGACGGACGGGGCCATTTTTCAGCTTTGAACCGGCCGGGATCTATCCCGACATCGTCTGTCTGTCCAAATCAATCGGGGGATATGGCATCCCGTTGGCGATGACCTTGATCAAACCTGAGTATGATCTGTGGGAACCGGGCGAGCATAACGGTACTTTTCGCGGCCATAACCTGGGGTTTGTCGCTGCGACCGAAGCACTCAGTTACTGGGAAGACGACCAGTTCAGCCGAGAAATCCTGGAGAAGGGAGAGAAAGTCAGACTCTTCCTGGAAATGCTTGCACAACAGTATCCCGAGATGGCAGGGGAAGTGCGGGGAAGAGGGCTTATCCAGGGAATTGAAATCGGAGTGGACGGGTTGGCCGAAAAGATTTGCGCGGCCGCGTTTGAACGGGGTTTGATTATGGAAACATCCGGTCCCAACAGTGAAGTCGTCAAAATCATGCCTCCTTTGACCATTGATGAACAGGGGCTTGAAAAGGGACTGACCGTTCTGGAGGAAAGCTTTGAGCGGTGCAAACAGATGATGTGA
- a CDS encoding M14 family metallopeptidase, which translates to MTLQKWLSLAVAAVLALSSLAVAQAETSTPYYGKSYSQPDKVLKLYPDPEERFDTPAFTSGKERFTSQEEMMAFLRGLESKSPWVKMEVIGHSQEGREIPALFFRKGGVKKKPTVWLQGQIHGNEPAAGEAVLVMAEKLAGPYGKKLLDKINVVIVPRVNPDGSYAFKRQMTNDLDGNRDHLKFDTLEVRAIHSLFNRVQPEVAIDAHEYNPEPDLLKDIGKEGSLKYHDLLILSGKNLNIPKPIRTFADNMSEKAKKALAEKGFSSGDYYTAAKKNGKLELTEGGPEPRIGRNSFALKPSLSFLVETRGIGIGRENFPRRVAAQVTTHESLLETTAQRADEIKRLVDKARKEIVDKGRTVGDDDEIVVVSQATEIPNSTLPVVDIAEGKVKEIAVRWFSHTKGKPGLTRERPTAYLLFPDQEEAVERLRNAGVKMIRLKKEIVLSVESYTVRSKETSNKSYEGHPQYHVTTDTTIETVHFPAGSWVIPMDQPAANLAALAMEPESTDSYVTFGFIRSEAGKKLPIYRYMEKKNW; encoded by the coding sequence ATGACGCTTCAGAAGTGGTTGTCCCTGGCCGTTGCGGCTGTACTGGCCTTATCGTCCCTGGCCGTGGCTCAGGCGGAGACGTCGACGCCATATTACGGGAAGAGTTATTCCCAACCCGACAAGGTCCTGAAACTGTATCCCGATCCGGAAGAACGGTTTGACACCCCCGCTTTCACCTCAGGGAAGGAACGGTTTACCAGTCAAGAAGAGATGATGGCTTTCCTCCGTGGTTTGGAATCGAAAAGCCCATGGGTGAAAATGGAGGTGATCGGACACTCCCAGGAGGGAAGGGAGATACCTGCCCTCTTTTTCCGGAAGGGAGGCGTCAAAAAGAAGCCCACTGTCTGGCTGCAGGGACAGATCCACGGCAATGAACCGGCCGCCGGGGAAGCGGTGTTGGTGATGGCCGAGAAGCTGGCTGGTCCCTACGGCAAGAAGCTGCTGGATAAGATCAATGTGGTCATCGTACCCAGGGTCAATCCCGACGGTTCCTACGCCTTTAAACGACAGATGACGAACGACCTTGATGGCAACCGGGATCACCTGAAGTTCGACACGCTGGAAGTGCGGGCGATTCACTCCCTTTTCAACCGGGTGCAACCTGAAGTGGCGATCGACGCCCACGAATACAACCCCGAACCCGATCTGCTGAAGGACATTGGCAAAGAAGGCTCCCTCAAGTATCACGACCTTCTCATCCTCTCGGGCAAGAACCTGAATATCCCGAAACCGATCCGAACCTTCGCCGATAATATGTCCGAGAAGGCCAAGAAAGCCTTGGCGGAAAAGGGATTCTCCAGTGGCGATTACTACACGGCAGCAAAAAAGAACGGAAAATTGGAGCTGACCGAGGGTGGACCGGAACCCCGCATCGGCCGCAACAGTTTCGCCCTGAAACCCTCCCTCTCCTTCTTGGTGGAAACCCGGGGCATTGGAATCGGACGGGAAAACTTCCCCCGACGGGTGGCCGCCCAAGTGACCACCCATGAAAGCCTGCTGGAAACCACCGCTCAACGGGCTGACGAAATTAAACGTCTCGTGGATAAAGCCCGGAAAGAGATCGTCGACAAGGGACGCACCGTCGGGGATGACGATGAGATCGTGGTGGTAAGCCAGGCGACAGAAATCCCCAACAGCACCCTGCCGGTGGTGGACATCGCCGAGGGCAAGGTGAAGGAGATCGCTGTTCGCTGGTTCAGCCACACCAAAGGAAAGCCCGGCCTCACCCGGGAGCGCCCCACCGCCTATCTTTTGTTCCCGGATCAGGAAGAAGCCGTGGAACGACTGCGGAATGCCGGAGTCAAAATGATACGGCTGAAGAAAGAGATCGTCTTGTCCGTGGAAAGCTACACGGTTCGGTCGAAGGAGACTTCCAACAAATCATACGAAGGTCACCCGCAGTATCATGTGACAACAGACACAACCATAGAAACAGTCCACTTCCCCGCAGGGAGCTGGGTAATCCCGATGGACCAGCCAGCGGCCAACCTGGCTGCCCTGGCAATGGAACCGGAGTCCACTGACAGCTACGTCACCTTTGGGTTCATCCGTTCAGAAGCGGGGAAAAAGCTCCCGATTTACCGGTACATGGAGAAGAAGAATTGGTAA
- the thpD gene encoding ectoine hydroxylase: MSNLQGGVMDLYPSRVDDKPVILERKDPVIYTKDPAAGPLDAEQLEFYQKNGYLFFERFFSEEEVRELRNELRRLWDANRDSDAEEVIREPESREIRSIFAVHRNSDTFKRLSQNQRLTDIVKQILGSDVYIHQSRINYKKGFAGKEFYWHSDFETWHVEDGMPRMRALSCSISLEDNYHFNGPLMVIPGSHQYFLSCVGRTPENHYRQSLRRQEYGVPDQDSLTWLVNQHGIDALTGPAGSVVLFDCNIMHGSNGNITPLPRSNVFFVYNSVENRLVEPFSGQSPRPEFIASRER, encoded by the coding sequence ATGAGCAACTTACAGGGCGGGGTGATGGATCTCTATCCTTCGCGAGTGGATGACAAACCGGTGATTTTGGAACGGAAAGATCCAGTCATTTATACCAAAGATCCCGCAGCAGGTCCGCTTGATGCCGAACAGCTGGAATTTTATCAGAAAAACGGATACCTGTTCTTCGAACGTTTCTTTTCTGAGGAAGAAGTGCGGGAATTGCGCAATGAGCTGAGACGGCTCTGGGATGCGAACCGGGATTCGGATGCGGAGGAAGTGATTCGTGAGCCGGAAAGCCGGGAAATTCGATCGATCTTTGCTGTTCACCGCAACAGCGATACTTTTAAACGGTTATCGCAAAATCAGCGGCTGACAGACATCGTCAAACAAATTCTCGGCAGTGATGTCTACATCCATCAGTCCCGAATCAATTACAAAAAGGGTTTTGCGGGAAAAGAGTTTTACTGGCACTCTGACTTCGAGACCTGGCATGTGGAGGATGGCATGCCGCGTATGCGGGCGTTGAGCTGTTCCATCTCGTTGGAAGACAATTATCACTTTAACGGGCCGTTGATGGTGATTCCGGGCTCCCATCAATATTTTCTCTCTTGTGTGGGCCGTACGCCGGAAAATCATTATCGGCAGTCGCTTCGGAGACAGGAGTACGGCGTTCCGGACCAGGACAGTTTGACCTGGTTGGTGAATCAGCACGGGATTGACGCATTGACAGGCCCGGCCGGTTCGGTCGTGCTGTTCGACTGTAACATCATGCACGGGTCCAACGGCAATATCACCCCTTTGCCGCGGAGCAATGTGTTCTTTGTTTACAACAGTGTGGAAAACCGGTTGGTGGAACCGTTCTCCGGGCAATCACCCCGGCCGGAGTTTATAGCAAGCAGAGAGCGGTAA
- the ehuA gene encoding ectoine/hydroxyectoine ABC transporter ATP-binding protein EhuA: protein MHVKSDRINPIVRYRKVSKFYGKTQVLHEIDFDLAPAEKVAVIGPSGSGKTTFARVLMTLERPTSGTIEVDGELLWHKKKGGKLVPADEKHLHQVRGKIGMVFQQFNLFPHMNILRNVTEAPIKVLGLSKEEAIEQAKTMLDKVGLLDKIDAYPSQLSGGQQQRVAIARALVMQPKIMLFDEVTSALDPELVGEVLGVIKEIAAEGKMAMLIITHEMGFAREVADRVVFFDEGRIMEEGPPEKIFGDSPKSPRLRKFLGSFCQQTIESMSNWR, encoded by the coding sequence ATGCATGTGAAATCGGATCGCATAAACCCAATTGTTCGTTACCGCAAGGTCAGCAAGTTCTATGGCAAAACTCAAGTGTTGCACGAAATCGATTTTGATTTGGCTCCTGCAGAAAAAGTAGCGGTAATCGGGCCGAGCGGGTCCGGCAAGACGACGTTTGCCCGTGTTTTGATGACGTTGGAAAGGCCGACGTCGGGTACGATTGAAGTTGACGGTGAGTTGCTCTGGCACAAAAAAAAGGGCGGGAAGCTTGTTCCGGCTGATGAAAAACATTTGCATCAAGTGCGCGGCAAAATCGGAATGGTGTTTCAGCAGTTTAATCTGTTTCCGCACATGAACATTTTGCGAAATGTGACGGAGGCACCGATCAAGGTATTGGGATTGTCCAAGGAAGAAGCGATCGAGCAGGCCAAAACCATGTTGGATAAAGTAGGGTTGCTGGATAAGATCGACGCATATCCGTCACAATTATCCGGCGGTCAGCAGCAGCGGGTGGCGATTGCGCGTGCGTTGGTCATGCAACCCAAGATCATGTTGTTTGATGAGGTGACGTCTGCGTTGGACCCTGAGCTTGTCGGGGAGGTTCTCGGGGTTATCAAGGAGATTGCAGCGGAGGGCAAGATGGCGATGTTGATCATTACACATGAAATGGGTTTTGCCCGGGAAGTGGCGGATCGGGTTGTTTTCTTTGATGAAGGACGAATTATGGAAGAAGGACCGCCGGAAAAGATTTTTGGTGACAGTCCGAAGAGTCCACGTTTACGTAAGTTTTTGGGCAGTTTTTGTCAGCAGACGATAGAGTCGATGTCCAATTGGAGATGA
- a CDS encoding alpha/beta hydrolase, which yields MSVGVSVENYEDRLCTWDGVHLRYRTWLPHRPRAVAVLVHGAGEHLGLYEHLGERFIRDGFGLVLYDLRGFGCSEGRCGHVTHFHEYLNDLDQLIHVFRKKLGNRHIYLIGHSLGGLIVARYVQHRSDHVDGIVLSAPALGLRIHVPIFAKRLISIISRVAPSFSVNPYGLMKKAQRIPRLKSIVGEYVQTKLVDPLIPLKYSFRWIQQLLVQTEEALQNVASISVPTLCICGQNDNLIPADMVRLFFDSLTVKEKEWLLLPNFGHRILHSEQSASAVDALIDWLQRQEQAAFQG from the coding sequence GTGTCTGTCGGGGTGTCTGTTGAGAACTATGAGGACAGGTTATGTACATGGGATGGGGTTCACCTTCGATATCGGACGTGGCTTCCTCATCGCCCCCGCGCTGTCGCCGTATTGGTACACGGTGCGGGTGAGCACTTGGGATTGTACGAACATTTGGGGGAAAGGTTCATTCGGGATGGATTCGGTTTGGTTTTGTATGATTTGCGGGGATTTGGCTGTTCCGAAGGAAGATGCGGTCATGTAACTCATTTTCATGAATACCTGAATGATCTGGACCAACTGATTCATGTTTTCAGAAAAAAACTGGGGAATCGACACATTTACCTGATCGGACACAGCTTGGGCGGGTTGATCGTAGCGCGGTATGTCCAACACCGGTCAGATCATGTCGACGGCATTGTTTTATCCGCTCCTGCTTTGGGGTTACGGATTCACGTCCCGATTTTTGCGAAGCGGTTGATCTCCATCATCAGCCGGGTAGCACCTTCATTCAGCGTCAATCCATATGGTTTGATGAAAAAAGCGCAACGCATCCCAAGGCTGAAGTCGATTGTGGGAGAGTATGTTCAAACCAAGTTGGTGGACCCGCTGATTCCACTCAAGTATTCTTTCCGCTGGATTCAGCAGCTGCTTGTCCAAACTGAAGAAGCGTTGCAAAACGTGGCCAGCATCTCCGTACCCACCCTGTGCATCTGTGGGCAAAATGATAACTTGATCCCTGCGGATATGGTTCGCCTGTTTTTTGACTCATTGACTGTAAAGGAAAAAGAATGGCTCCTTCTCCCCAATTTCGGGCACCGCATCCTTCACTCCGAACAATCCGCTTCGGCCGTTGACGCTTTGATCGACTGGCTGCAACGTCAGGAACAAGCAGCTTTTCAGGGTTGA
- the ehuB gene encoding ectoine/hydroxyectoine ABC transporter substrate-binding protein EhuB: MSKKHFFIVGVLLVFIMSATACGLHFGLHGGDTLKRAKEEGVVTIGFANEKPYAYKDETGKVTGEAVEVARSVFKKMGIHKIEPVLVDFGSLIPGLKSGRFDVITAGMYITPTRCKEVVFADPEYKIGEAIAVKKGNPKKLHSYEDIAAHPQVKVAVMKGAVEVSYLKKSGVKENQMIIVPDQPSAISALESGRVDAITMTGPSLRAMMESTGARDIEEVKDFQQPIVDGKSVLGYGAAAFRKEDKQFRDAFSRELAEMKKSGALLNVLKLFGFTEENLPDKKADELCKP, from the coding sequence GTGTCAAAGAAACACTTTTTTATTGTTGGCGTATTGCTGGTATTCATCATGTCAGCGACGGCATGTGGGCTTCATTTTGGCTTGCATGGTGGGGACACGCTCAAGCGCGCCAAAGAAGAGGGGGTTGTCACGATCGGTTTTGCCAATGAGAAACCTTATGCTTATAAGGATGAAACGGGAAAAGTGACGGGAGAAGCCGTCGAGGTGGCACGTTCTGTTTTTAAAAAGATGGGGATTCACAAAATCGAGCCGGTTTTGGTGGACTTTGGGTCATTGATTCCCGGATTGAAATCGGGTCGTTTTGATGTCATTACCGCGGGGATGTACATCACCCCGACTCGTTGCAAAGAAGTGGTGTTTGCCGATCCTGAATACAAAATCGGGGAAGCAATCGCAGTGAAAAAAGGAAACCCGAAGAAACTTCACAGTTATGAGGACATCGCCGCCCATCCGCAAGTGAAGGTCGCGGTGATGAAGGGGGCGGTTGAGGTCAGCTATTTGAAGAAATCGGGTGTGAAGGAGAATCAGATGATCATTGTTCCTGATCAGCCTTCCGCGATCTCCGCATTGGAATCCGGGCGGGTGGATGCGATCACGATGACAGGTCCTTCTTTACGGGCGATGATGGAATCCACCGGTGCCCGAGATATCGAGGAGGTAAAGGACTTTCAACAGCCGATCGTGGACGGAAAAAGTGTCCTCGGATATGGAGCGGCTGCCTTCCGAAAAGAAGATAAACAATTTCGGGATGCATTCAGTCGAGAATTGGCGGAAATGAAAAAGTCGGGTGCATTATTGAATGTTCTCAAACTGTTCGGATTCACCGAAGAGAACTTGCCTGACAAAAAGGCGGATGAACTGTGCAAACCGTAA
- a CDS encoding SMI1/KNR4 family protein has product MKIGVLKNMLEKRGVLQKLSPLTGQEIEGIRRNFPGIPEDYLSFLAECGYGELGVFLYSGPIKANEMYDYEELKEEDPIEYEKWEQTWLIGDYGMGDAFGYCIQNGKYHLVDVDHVSLEIQERSTDFCTFLTSFVSSDNADAK; this is encoded by the coding sequence TTGAAAATCGGAGTACTCAAAAATATGCTGGAAAAACGTGGGGTTTTGCAAAAACTTTCTCCCTTAACCGGTCAAGAGATTGAGGGGATTCGTAGAAATTTTCCTGGTATTCCGGAGGACTATCTGTCTTTTTTGGCAGAGTGTGGATATGGAGAGTTGGGAGTGTTTCTCTATAGTGGCCCGATAAAAGCAAACGAGATGTATGATTATGAAGAGTTGAAAGAAGAAGATCCCATCGAGTATGAAAAGTGGGAGCAAACATGGTTGATTGGAGACTATGGAATGGGGGATGCTTTCGGATACTGCATTCAAAATGGAAAGTATCATCTCGTAGATGTAGATCATGTCTCCTTGGAGATACAGGAACGATCGACCGATTTCTGTACGTTTCTGACTTCTTTCGTATCCTCAGACAATGCAGACGCAAAATGA
- a CDS encoding DUF1963 domain-containing protein, which yields MGKIMNYLTEIMNMKQKALDVIDRSGLPADVCSVLKKDLRYSIQIKTERVKNGESLPIGQTKFGGVPHLPDHIEWPMYHDQYIPFFCQLNLAEIAPWDFENRLPKKGLLYFFDTQEPGEGYNVIYYDGDIQNLKPRYLKDESMIFEWGEPYHECKVSFAPAWMLATYPSAEFDLALERHGIDDSLDVYWKATDELDHLTPDFEHRIFGYPYMGYSGTDDRETLLLEVSSNDEMDLTIWDAGLAQYFMPVTDQKPFCEFDKVERGIYSS from the coding sequence GTGGGAAAAATAATGAATTATCTAACTGAGATAATGAATATGAAACAAAAAGCATTGGATGTCATTGATCGAAGCGGGCTTCCCGCAGATGTTTGCTCTGTTTTGAAAAAAGATCTTAGGTATTCCATTCAAATCAAAACCGAACGTGTGAAAAACGGTGAAAGTCTTCCGATTGGCCAAACGAAATTTGGAGGGGTTCCGCATTTACCTGATCATATCGAGTGGCCGATGTATCATGATCAATACATTCCGTTCTTCTGTCAGCTTAATTTAGCAGAAATTGCGCCTTGGGATTTTGAAAATCGGTTGCCCAAAAAGGGCTTGTTATATTTCTTTGATACCCAAGAACCCGGTGAAGGGTATAACGTCATTTACTATGATGGGGATATCCAAAACCTGAAACCCCGTTATCTGAAAGATGAATCTATGATATTTGAATGGGGCGAACCTTACCATGAGTGTAAAGTTTCTTTCGCTCCGGCATGGATGTTAGCAACATATCCTTCCGCCGAATTTGATCTCGCATTGGAAAGACATGGTATTGATGACTCGCTTGATGTATATTGGAAAGCAACGGATGAACTGGATCATTTAACCCCGGATTTTGAACATCGAATTTTTGGCTATCCGTACATGGGTTATTCCGGTACTGATGACAGAGAAACACTGCTGCTGGAAGTAAGTTCGAATGATGAGATGGATTTGACCATTTGGGATGCTGGATTGGCTCAATATTTTATGCCTGTTACGGACCAAAAACCTTTCTGTGAGTTTGATAAGGTAGAACGAGGTATTTACTCCTCATAA